AAGAGCAATCTCTGCCAAGTTGGCAGGCAATTCTTTGTAGCTCAACAATACAAACTTCAACGCGTCCCACACTTCGTTGGCAGCAATCTTGAATTCGTCACTGAAAGTTCTCTTACTGACATCGtacaacttttcagattcaacGTAGTACAATTTATTGCTTCCTTCGCTGGTTTTCTTTGGTTGAGGTGgcaatcttttctttgctaCTGTAGATTCTGAGCCCTTCGAGGAAGCAGAAGAATCCGGAGTAGAAAAAAAAGGGAAATCAAACCCACCCTTATTGCTATGCTTAGTTTCGTAATCACCTGGCTTAGCCAAGCCCTttttgacatcttcaagatgttctAAGTACATGctcttgaaattgttgatggcTTCCACGGACTTGGACAATCTGTCGAAAGTGTTCAACAATGCAACTATTTCGATTcttctgaacttcaagatgtcgtGGTTCTTTGGatcttcactttcaaaCAATATCTTGAGAGCAGTCCCGTAACCAATGGTCTGGATCTTGCCCCACATTCTACATCTGTCACAACCTACGCAATCCATAATTGCTGAGATGTTCTTGAATCTAGCCCTAAACTCgtctttcaacttgggGTCCACAGAGGAGGGGTCAAACAAAGTTGAGGTGTTAAATAATGAGTTGGAAGCCAAAGCAGGAATGATATCGTTCAACAATAAATCGTCGTACTTTTCCTCAGGGTCAAGGACGTTGCTCTCTAACAAGTGCTTCTGTTGAGCAGGAGAGATATCATCATAGCCAGAGTGAATAAACTCTTTTAAAGGTAAGACCTCAGCCAATCTTACTAGGGACTGAGCTACCAATGCGTAGTTGAAGTAGATGTTGGCCAATCTGTCGTTGAATGAACCAACTCTGTTCATGAAAACTTGCAAGTTTGGATAAAATTCACCAGTCTCTGGCTCCAAATACTCGTTCGACAAATGAACTGCAATAGAAGCATGCAATCCACTTACAAGTCGATAGaacaaattcttttctatgCACTGCTCCTTCTCCTCTCCGATCATAGACATAGGATTGGTATTAGGGAAGCAGTTTTCTGAGTAGATGGCTTTCCAGACATCAAACGATTGGTTTCCACCATAACCAGTGAATCTCTCTGGGTTTTCTAAGAGATTTACGTAGACACATTGGTGATCATCATCTATGTGCGAGTAGTCCAAGTCTTCGCAggtttctggttcttcagtttcaagAGCTCCATCTCGAGCAGTAGAACCAACACGTTCAATTTTACCCAACTTAGAGGGGTTGAGGTTTTCGTTCTTGACCTTAGTCCAGTTGTACTGTTCAGGGGACAAGATCTCCACGGCGCAGTTTTCCGTGGCACAGAAGTGTTGCGCGTTCCAGAACTTACACTgcttgtccaagttgacCTTGAAGTAACGGAAGTAGGACGTCTTGATGAGGTCTCTCATGGAAGGTCTGATTGCCTTGTTGACATCGTCTATGTATGAGAAGGTAGTGTTACAAGTAGGGGTAATGATCTGCGAACAGAAATCGGGAGAGTCAAACGGACTGAATTTGAACTGGGGCAACGATTGTGAGGACAGAGCCAGCACAGACAACACAAGCACCTGCACTAGGAGGACAAAGTAGGAGAAGTTCATACTTTAGTGCTAGTTGAAAGTATTAATGTGTAGATTTGATATGGAGGTCAGTATGAAATGTTATCTATGGTGTTCTAAAGTGGTTAGAATATAATTCCAGACTGCGGGTAAAATTTCAATCAAAAgtaattcttcaacaacagaaatAGGAAGTATGGAAAATGTCGAAAAGATATGAACAGTTACGACAGTCTATAAAAAACGAAATGAACAAGTATTTATGACAACAGAACGGTACTAGCTGAAACCGGAGTTACTGACTAATGAAAAAATGGATTTGGTTTGTATCCTACAAAAGAAATATAGATGCCGGCCCACCAGCTGGCTCTGTGCACCTCCTTCCTACAAATGGAAACTTTGATAACTGATAGTGTATGCAATTTCATGTTTTCAAGAGCTGAAAGAGTAAATGATAAGATAAGATGGAAGACTTTAGACTGCTGAGTATTCGTCGTACTCACAGTCTGCTGCTCTTCTTACGTTTGTTCTGGTTCATGGCTTCTACTATTACAGTTGTGAAAAGTGTCTGATTCTGTCTAGTTAATAATATTATGCGGTCTACGTACCGAAATTTTCAGACTCAGTTTTGCTGAAGCATACAATACAAAATGGGGAGTAAACTGAGCAATTTGAAAACGTACAAGATTCATCTTGGAACTTCGGAAAGCGGATCCTAGCGTTTTTGACACGTATACCCGTTGTCAGGTTCCAATTGGTGCCCGCTCCGTCTAGAACCTAATGGAACAGTATCGAATCATTGTCTGTCTGCCCGTACGCATGTGCAGGCCTTCGTCCACGTCAGACTATCGTGTTACTTTTTGCGCCTCTAAACCgtatttgcacccatttcACTAACCCCGTTAACTATGGAGGCAAAATCCATACACTTCAATGGCTTACAAATGAAAGCCAATGATCCACCAGTACATGTATGATCCATGTACCAATCTGTATAATCTCCGCAGACAACGTGTCATTTTCTCGGAATGCCAGGCTGCTCATTATCAACTGATTGTCTACCAGTTAGAAGTGCTTTTATGTCTATTCTATGCTACTATACAATTGTCTATTATGTACACTAATCaaacttgatctttttgGCAGTCTTCGTCATGTCCACgtccttgaagaaggcaCCGTAAGCGGAATGAGCCTTCTTTTTGGTGTGACCTCCGAATTTTAATAATTCATCTGGAACTGGCTGGTTGGCACCTCTCAAAATATTCATCAAGGCACCACTCAAATGCTTTTCATGTTCGGTGAAAAGAGTATGGGCAGTACCAGTTTGACCAGCTCTACCGGTTCTACCGATTCTATGAACGTAGTCTTCTACAGTCAAGGGGAAggtcaagttgatgacCACCTTGACGTTGGGAATATCCAAACCTCTGGCTGCAACATCCGtggccaacaacaaactcGACTCACCCTTCTTGAAAGAGTTCAATGCATTGGTTCTCTGCTGCTGCGACAAGTCTCCGTGAATTGCAGCAACGTTGTAGGAGTTTCTTCTCAACAACCCTTCGATTCTCGTAGCTTCCTTCTTGTATAATGCAAAAATCAACACCTTgtcattcttcttggatcCAGACTGATATTGTCTCAATAAGCccaacaactttttctctttgtcAAAAGGTTCGATGACTTCAACGATTTGGGTGATTCTCTTGTTGGCAGCCAACTCATCTCTGTCACCAATGCTGACCTTGACAGGTTGATTCATGAACGTAGATGCCAACTTTCTGACTTCTTGTGGCCAGGTAGCAGTGAACATCAATGTCTGTCtgttttccttcttggttCCACCAATGATAGCCTTGATGGCATCTTCGAATCCGGTTTCCAACATTCTATCAGCTTCATCCAAAACCAAGTAATCTACAGTGCCCAAGTTGACGGCACCATCTTCGATCAAATCCAATAATCTACCTGGAGTAGCAACGACGACGTTGGCATTCTTTAAGTTCTTGACTTGGTCATGCTTGGGAACACCACCATAAACACAAACACACTTGACATTAGTGTTACTGGTCAAATCGACTAAGTTGTCGTAGATTTGCGAGGCCAATTCTCTGGTTGGAGAAATACACAACACACTCAAGCCAGACTTACCTAAAGTCAAAATGTTGTTGATGGCTGGAACACCGAAGGCAAAGGTTTTACCAGACCCGGTTTCAGCTACACCAATGACATCTTTTCCACTCAACAAGTATGGCCATGCGACAGACTGGATTGGGGTTGGCGTGGGAAACTTGTTCACTACTGCGCTGATCTTGGAGTTCAACTGTATCTGGTCAAATGACAACAATGGTCTCAAGTTCAAACTGTGAGGATCTTCAATAGTGACTTCATTGGTAGCTAAGAAGCTATCGATTTCAGATTGTGGTAAGTTAGTGAGCGATTCAGACTGAGTGTAGCCTTGAGAAGATTGGGCAGAGCCAGAGATGGTGGCGGTGTGCtcgtacttcttcttttctttcttttctttcttgtctttcttttccttcttgtcttccttttcttccttttcttccttgttcactttcttttccttcttctctttcttctctttcttctctttcttctcctttttttccttcttctccttcttttccttcttttctttcttgtccTTCTTTTCAGACTTGCTTACTTTCACCTTCTTTTCAGGTACGTCAGCAGGGCCGTCTTCctgtcttctctttttgttcttATGTTCCTCAACCATTTTAGTGATG
This Scheffersomyces stipitis CBS 6054 chromosome 3, complete sequence DNA region includes the following protein-coding sequences:
- the ERO1 gene encoding protein required for protein disulfide bond formation in the ER (ERO1; essential, FAD-dependent oxidase of protein disulfide isomerase), yielding MNFSYFVLLVQVLVLSVSASSSQSLPQFKFSPFDSPDFCSQIITPTCNTTFSYIDDVNKAIRPSMRDLIKTSYFRYFKVNLDKQCKFWNAQHFCATENCAVEILSPEQYNWTKVKNENLNPSKLGKIERVGSTARDGALETEEPETCEDLDYSHIDDDHQCVYVNLLENPERFTGYGGNQSFDVWKAIYSENCFPNTNPMSMIGEEKEQCIEKNLFYRLVSGLHASIAVHLSNEYLEPETGEFYPNLQVFMNRVGSFNDRLANIYFNYALVAQSLVRLAEVLPLKEFIHSGYDDISPAQQKHLLESNVLDPEEKYDDLLLNDIIPALASNSLFNTSTLFDPSSVDPKLKDEFRARFKNISAIMDCVGCDRCRMWGKIQTIGYGTALKILFESEDPKNHDILKFRRIEIVALLNTFDRLSKSVEAINNFKSMYLEHLEDVKKGLAKPGDYETKHSNKGGFDFPFFSTPDSSASSKGSESTVAKKRLPPQPKKTSEGSNKLYYVESEKLYDVSKRTFSDEFKIAANEVWDALKFVLLSYKELPANLAEIALSKLITYWNLLIGKQVVFDYKSEVPLVDEQQQYDQLFSE
- the DBP3 gene encoding ATP-dependent RNA helicase CA3 of the DEAD/DEAH box family (go_function nucleic acid binding; helicase activity; ATP binding), with protein sequence MVEEHKNKKRRQEDGPADVPEKKVKVSKSEKKDKKEKKEKKEKKEKKEKKEKKEKKEKKEKKKKYEHTATISGSAQSSQGYTQSESLTNLPQSEIDSFLATNEVTIEDPHSLNLRPLLSFDQIQLNSKISAVVNKFPTPTPIQSVAWPYLLSGKDVIGVAETGSGKTFAFGVPAINNILTLGKSGLSVLCISPTRELASQIYDNLVDLTSNTNVKCVCVYGGVPKHDQVKNLKNANVVVATPGRLLDLIEDGAVNLGTVDYLVLDEADRMLETGFEDAIKAIIGGTKKENRQTLMFTATWPQEVRKLASTFMNQPVKVSIGDRDELAANKRITQIVEVIEPFDKEKKLLGLLRQYQSGSKKNDKVLIFALYKKEATRIEGLLRRNSYNVAAIHGDLSQQQRTNALNSFKKGESSLLLATDVAARGLDIPNVKVVINLTFPLTVEDYVHRIGRTGRAGQTGTAHTLFTEHEKHLSGALMNILRGANQPVPDELLKFGGHTKKKAHSAYGAFFKDVDMTKTAKKIKFD